The genomic region ATAGaacaattagaataaaattctCAAAAGTATAAATAACTTACAAATTAAACAAGGAAACAATTAGAATAACTCTGAAAATAGTATAAATAAGCCCCTTACATGTTCAGAAGCTTATCAAATGTTGAATCTCTTATCAAAGAGTGGACAcacaataaaacaaaaaacaatttCCAGGCCATTTTAAttaactcaaaaaaaaaaaatacaactaGTACATAACCTGGTTTAGCGTTTTCATGCCAAGCAACGCTGGGGAAAGGCTTATCAAACGTTCAACAGCCAACAGCCCAACGCCCAATCGCCAGATTCGATTCTAAAAGGTCGACTTGTTCACCACCCAGATTCTTAAATTCTAGGTATCTCAATTATACATAACGTTTGCTTACTACATCAGCTGCAGTGGTCCTGTTTCATATCGTTGGAAACAAGCTTGCACTTGAAACGTTTGGTGTAATGACCCACAGACAATTTTTAAGAGTTTTGTCTTCACCTTTTTAGCTATGTTTCTCAGGATGTTCGTGAAGAGTTCTGTCTTGGTAAATGTGTCTTCTTTGAGATACTTGtcgtcatcatcatcagcatcaCCTCTACTTAAAGCTGGAGATGTTTTAAGACATAGAAGAATATTCTCGGATAAAGATGTTGTTGAGTATTCTAAAGTGACCCATGATGCAAATCCTTTGCACTTGGATTCTGAATCTGCTCGAGCTGCTGGGTTCGAAGATCGGCTTGTACATGGGATGCTTGTTGCTTCACTGTTTCCTCGGATTATTTCCTCCCACTTTGTGAGTCACTTTCACCTTCTTAATTTATCACAAAACACGGTGTGCAGTCTAATGCTAAGTGCATGTGTTTGGAATTGTTTAGCCTGGAGCTATATATGTTTCGCAAAGCTTGCACTTCAGGTCGCCAGTTTATATTGGAGATGAAATTGTGGGTGAGGTACATGCTGTCAATATAAAAGATACCAAGAACAGATACCTGTAAGTTACATCCCCCTCAGTTTCACATTCTGTTGAAGCAAGCAAGACATTGTAGCCTTTGGGTTTTAAGCTTTCCGTTACATGGTTCAGAGCGAAATTCTCAACCAAGTGCTTCAAGAATGGTCAGCTTCTTGTTCTTGATGGTGAGGCCATGGCAATTTTACCAACTCTAGCTGTGGAACAAGTGCAATCTGAGGAATGAGGTCATGAATGCGATTACAATTTGGGTTCATCATACCCTTGAAGGTGCCATGCCTTTCATATTTGCTATTGGCAAGAGTTGAGgcattgatttatttttccagATGACGCTAACTACTGAGGGTCTGTCCAGCTGTTGATGGTTTCCCTAAGCTTTTGATACTATGCATGCTCTTGTTGAAGCTGCTTCACTAGATTTTAGTCATTGCATGTTTTTACTGCTGTAATAAAACCCATTGTTAGCTTGTGGCTGTCCCGTAGGCATGAACAAGATAATTGACTCGGTGATCCTTATATCGTATTGGTCAGAAATCTCAATGACAAGCTCATTGACTCGTACCGTGATTTTGTTGCTTTGAGATGGAAATTGAAGACGTTTGGCTAGCTTAAAGGGAAGATGGATTTAAACCTGGAATCTTAACACTCCCAAGGAAGATTATAACGTTTACATCAATATCGTGCATGAATTCTATATTGACTGTTTCAATTTCGTATCTGGAACCTGGGTGTGTCTTATGacaaacctttttttttttttgaaaagttgaatttgtatttaattatCACTGGATTACAAAATTTTCACATTCTAAAATCTATGTCAAAAAACGTGATCAGGTAAACGACAACCTGATCCAAATCTAACTGAAAAACTCAAATCATGCAGTAACAACTCTGGATACGTGTTGACTGATGAAATGCCAACCTGCTGCGAAAAGGCAACATATGGCCCACACCCGCTGTGAAACCCATGACAGGCTTTGAACCAAAACCTCAACAGTCCCGCAAGATACTACACTGACTTAAACACCACCAGCTCAAAAAACACAAAACAGGCAAACTTATCAGCCAAAAAACAAATTGCTTGactttgttttgatttaatgTTCAGCACTCTGCCAAAAGAAAATAGTCCAAGGAGTTGTCTAAGCCTTCATCTTTCAGTAACCGCAAGTAGTAAGATTATAAGTCACAGTGATGCCCCATTGTAtccataaaattaattgtaacAGATCTTTGAATTCGCATTTAATATGGCCTGATGATTATCTTTGTAATAATAACTCGTATGATTATTACTTGATTAGCATATATAATGAATGAGTCATAATAGGAACAATATGGACAACGTAcactaaaaggaaaaataatacTGCACCCATGATAGACGTGACGTGCATTACATTtacaacaaagaaaataattctTCTTATGTCCAACAGCACCCTTTTaacaattttagaaaatataaacaaatatatttattcttGTGAATTAAGGCGTTTAGGGCAGCAGACGGTAAACTGTCCCACAATTTCTTCCTTCGCCCAAATTAAGTACTCcatgaaatttaacaaatttCTGTTTCTACTCTTTACGTACACTAGTATTTCTTGGAAGCCCGAAttcaattttaaccaaaatgtGCCACCTCAATACGCAATCCCTTTATTGTGAACCCTCAAAATCTCATGAGATGGAAGCTTGCAACTCAGCCCTCTATTCCATTTGCATGCACCCAATTCAACCCAACCCGATTCATGAGCAACCCTGATAATCTAATGAAGATAAGGGAGAAACCGGagt from Theobroma cacao cultivar B97-61/B2 chromosome 9, Criollo_cocoa_genome_V2, whole genome shotgun sequence harbors:
- the LOC18590094 gene encoding (R)-specific enoyl-CoA hydratase isoform X1; protein product: MFLRMFVKSSVLVNVSSLRYLSSSSSASPLLKAGDVLRHRRIFSDKDVVEYSKVTHDANPLHLDSESARAAGFEDRLVHGMLVASLFPRIISSHFPGAIYVSQSLHFRSPVYIGDEIVGEVHAVNIKDTKNRYLAKFSTKCFKNGQLLVLDGEAMAILPTLAVEQVQSEE
- the LOC18590094 gene encoding (R)-specific enoyl-CoA hydratase isoform X2, whose amino-acid sequence is MFVKSSVLVNVSSLRYLSSSSSASPLLKAGDVLRHRRIFSDKDVVEYSKVTHDANPLHLDSESARAAGFEDRLVHGMLVASLFPRIISSHFPGAIYVSQSLHFRSPVYIGDEIVGEVHAVNIKDTKNRYLAKFSTKCFKNGQLLVLDGEAMAILPTLAVEQVQSEE